In the genome of Carya illinoinensis cultivar Pawnee chromosome 13, C.illinoinensisPawnee_v1, whole genome shotgun sequence, the window GCCACTTGTCGTTCTTGTCCTCCTTCTCCACATTCCTCTCTCCACTTATTTGTATCACTCTCTCGTCGTCAACCTCAACCTTCACTTCCTCCTCCTTCAGCCCCGGCAGATCGGCCTTGAACACGTGGCCTTCTGAGGTCTCCTTCCTGTCAATCCTAGTGTTGTGTCATGTGCTTGATGAAGGAGCTTGCATCTGAGCCGTCTAAATTAAATCTAACCTGGTCCATACGAGCAGCACGTGAATGGTGTTTTAAATCTGATAATGCTTTAGCGTAatgggtttttttatttaatattattgttggtTTGTTTATCGTGTTAACGAGTTGTTTCCTTAGATTCAGGAGGCCAGGACTTAGAGGACTTAGTGGCCAAGTTATATTGGGTTGTTTGTAATGGGTTGTCATCTTTATCTTTTCTGTTAGTTGTTATTTTTAGTGGGTTATTGTGGGTCCTATATTGTAAGGggaaaaatatctttaaatgtCCAGTGAATCTAATGGAAATTAATGGGATTCCCTTTTACAACAATTGCAATTTTGCAAATCTGAAGATTGGTCCCTCGAAGTACCAGAATTATTCCTTACAAATACTTAGATACATAACAATTGGTACTAGAGACAGGTTGTTTTCATGGCTGAAGGGACTCGACTGTCATAACTCTCTGAAGCATTCACATGGCTAAGATAGAAAGATGCTGAACTGAAAGAGGCCCACACTCAGCAGCAAGCGTTATTGGAAGAACTTGTCCAGCAAGTTGGCAACCTTACCAAAATTACACAACTCTTTCCCGAACCATTTCCACTACACCTTTCAAGCAGATCCACCCCCACAATTCTAACCCAAACAGTAACTAAATTCCTAAACCAACCAATACCCATTTTAACCCAGTTTTTAAGCACCGAACTGGGATCCACAGCAGAACAAGAGGCTTATTTTCCCAACTTTGATGGATCTGACCCCACCGGATGGGTTTGTAGAGCCCAACAATTTTTTGACATCCCATACAcacaaaaaattcaattagCTTCCTTCAATATGGAAGGAAAGGCTCTTACTTAGTTCCAATAATTATTGGCTTCTCATCCAATTACCGCATGGCCTAAGTTTGTGCAGGCATTGCGAATTTGATTTGCACCCACTCTTTTTGATGACCCAGTGGTAGATTTTACAGAATTAAGGCAAACTTCCACTAACTTCCACTGTGGAAGAATACAAAACTAACTTTGAGATACTATCCAACCATATCCCCAGACTTCTGAAGGATTTTCGGATTAGTACCTTTTTAAGTGGGCTATGAGACGATATTCAGATTATGGTCACTATGTTTCAACCAACTACCCTTCCCACAACCTTTGGGTTAGCCCATTTATATAAAGAGGAAGTATGGCGCAGAGTCAAAAGCCAAAAACCCACCAGCACCTTCCAATCAGTTTCATTCAaccaaaattttccaaaaaacaACTTCCCAAGACTTCCAACAACCAATCCCCCTCGTCTATTGGGGCCCCCACCTCCTACTTACCCCCCTCAACCCAATAGAGCAAACTAAACAAACCCAATATCCCTATACAATGTATTACCTCAGCACAAATGAAGGAAATGAGGGACTATGGTCTTTGTTACTACTGTGATGACAAGTAGGCTCTGGGTCATTGATGTAAAACTCCTAAGATGTTTCTTTCGGAGGGGCTGGAGGTTGAAACCGAGAAGGAGATCTTTGAGAATGTCATTGAAGGACCTGCAATGAGAGAAGAACCAAAACAAGATGAGGAAGGAGTAGAAGTGAAATTCGGCTAGTCCAGACCAGCCAAATCGACTGGACCGACCATTTTTTTACCAGATCGGACCGGACTGAATTGAGTCCAGTCCAGTCCAATTTTGGAAGGAccgaatgaaaattaaaaataaaatataatttatatatattatttatataaataattttataaattattatataatttttaactaatactaatatttatattaatactaatagtctaatatggtattaaaaaaataatactaatagtctaatattagaatatactatagttatactaatatcgactatatagttatattaaatactataagtaatactaatacattaatacttatactaatatagttataactaaatcactatagctatatatttagtatgaatgtattattatattctttaatgtataactataatatatagtactagtatatattaatatattaacatattataagggttatagtataaattataatatagaaaatataatatactaaatcactataacagtatgactaatactaatatatagctatactattagtctactattaattctatttgtctattatatagtctaagctctcaattctaatataggctatatagctataactaatattaatattattaatactaataatgtagaaaatagttatactcacttattgattcaacataactaatattactaatataatatagttatactaaattactaatagtttaatacaaatactattatatagttagtactaatatatagctatatagtatatttatacagttatactaatactattagtctattatatagtctaaggctcttaattttaatataggatatgtagttataactaatacgaatattattaatactaacaatgtagaaaatagttatacAAACTAATTAAttcaacaaaactaatattactaatataatatagctatactaaattataaatagtctaatactaatactattatatagttatactaatcataaatttataataactaaatcattataagtctataaatatatatatttagtatcaatgtattattatattctttatgtataactattaactataatatatagtactagtatatattaatatattaacatattataagagttatggtataaattataatatattatatatgtataaatttataatagtattagtatagttaacttaatatataatatgttagtattaaatcactataattacatagagtattagtaatatagtatttaatataactacatagagtattagtaataagagttttactattatttaatagtatgacatagagtattaataaatgtgtggagtttgaagagatatagtaaaactagtatattacatatagtattgttattaatacatatagttattagttatagtaaataagttaataactattattaatttactatatactaatagactaatagtattaacgtattactaatatatatataatagtataatatatgtatatatattaaatatattataatataattgcataagtattaaacaaaataccatgagattaaaaaaaaaaaaagagtcaagGGTGGACCTAACGGACCGACTAGACCAGACCGTCCTGAATGGGACCGAACCGTCCCGACCCTTAGGGAGCTTAGTCCAGGGTTTCCAGTCCAGGGTAGGAAAATTTTGGACCGAATAGGTTTAGTCCGATCCACAAAACCTCCTCGGATCGGATCGGACCAGACCAGACCAAACTCACCCCTAGGAAGGAGCATTACTTGGCATTTACTGTATGCAATTTTAGGCACTCACACTCCTTGAACCATGCATTTATGGGGTGTCTTAGGACAACGATCTATGATTATTCTAATTGACTCCAGGAGTACTCATAATTTTATTAACCCTGCCGTGGCCAAGAAAGCTAATCTAAGTGTTaaaaaaagccaaaatctcACTATAATGTAGCTAATGGGGATCAGCTACCGTGCCTAGGCTGTTGTGACATAGTCTCATTTCATCTTCAAAGTAACTACCTTTTTACTAATTTATATTTGCTATCCTTAGTGGGATGTGATCTAGTTCTTGTGGTAGATTGACTCTCCCACCTCGGCCCTATTCTTTAGGATTTCACCTAGATTACCATAAAATTTATATGGTTTGGAAAAATGATGCAGCTGCAAGGGCTTAGCCCTTCGGATCTAACTATGGAAGATGTAGAAAATTTTTATATGCAGACAAAAGAGACTCAAAAGGGGCTGGTCCTACAATTAATGGCAATTTCAAATAATGATTCGTCCACTATTGCACCTGAGAAGCTACAGCCTCTATTAAAGCAATATCACTCAGTTTTTCAGGAGCCGAAAGGACTTCCTCCACGGTGAAGTCATGATCATAAGATCCCTCTCATAGATGGCACCAAACTAATTAACGTTCGGCCCTATCGCTATCCTTACTACCAAAAAGAAGAAATCGAAAGAATTGTGGATGAGTTGTTGGAAAATGGGGTTACACGACCAAGCCAAAGCCCTTATTCTTCTCCCGTCTTACTTGTTCGCAAGGCGGATGGAAGTTGGTGCATGTGTGTCAACTAACGGGCTCTCAATCAAGCTATTATCAAAGATAAGTATTAAATCCCTATTATTGATGAACTTTTAGAGAAATTGGGATGGACCTCAATTTTTTCTAAGCTGGATTTGTGTTTGGGATACCACCAAATTCGTTTTAACTCCCATAACATCCAAAAAACTACATTTAAAATTCACCAAGGCCATTACGAGTTTTTAGTAATGCCTTTTAGCCTTACCAACGCTCCAGTCACCTTTCAAGAGCTTATGAATGACATTTTTTTGGCCTGATTTGTGAAAATTCATACTGttattttttgatgatatattagtCTTTAGCAAGTGCTAGAATGACCACCTTTTCCATCTAGAAATAGTGTTGAAGATACTCCTATAGCAccaattttatgaaaaatgtcaAAATGTAGGTTTGGGTGTTCAGAAATAAAGTACTTGGGACATATTATCTCCTCCAAAGGTGTCCAAGTTAATCCCAACAAAATTTCCCGCATGTTGCAGTGGCCACTACCCACTTCTCTTAAGTCTCTAAAGGGATTTTTAGGACTCACTGGCTACTATCACAAGTTCATTAAAGACTATGATAGCATAACTGCACCACTTACGGCCTTACTACGAAAATGTGCCTTCCATTGGAATCGAAGAGCCACTGCAACCTTTAACTAAATCAAGCAGGTTATGGCCACTCTCCCAATTCTAGGACTTCCtaacttttcaaaaatattcattgtTAAATGTGATGCATCAAGGGAGGTAATTGGGGCAGTCCTAATTCAAGAGGGAAGGCCATTGGCCTATCTAAGCCAAGCGCTTAAGGGTAAGAACCTACACATGTCTACATATGAAAGAGAGCTCTTAGCTCTTGTGATGGCagtaaaaaaaatggagatcTTATCTACTTgtgcaaaaatttaaaatccgTGCGGATCAACAGGCCCTTAAGTATTTGGTGGAGCAATGAGTGGGAACTCCCACTCAACAAAAGTGGATTTCTAAACTAATTGGGTATGAGTTCACAATAGAATATAAGGTTGGCTGTGAGAATAAGGCTGCAAATTCCTTTCTCGAATTAACTCTATAGATATGATATTATGCCCATTAATCCTGACCTGACCCGAAACTCCTTGGCTTCAAAAGATTCAGCAAGCTTACTTAACAGACCCTCTCTTGCAAAAACTACTGAAGTAACACCATGATGGCCAGCTACAAGTTGGTAAACACACGGTATGGCAAGGAGTCATTTTTTATAAAGGATGTTTGCATCTAGGAAGCTCCTCTCATCTCCATCAAGAGGCATTACAACAAACGCACGAAAGTCCTTTAAAAGAACACTCAAGTTATCACAAGACGTTGGCTCCAGTTCGAAATGAGTTTTACTGGCCTAGATTGAAGTCTTCTATTAGGAAGCATATCAAAGAATGTTATATTTGTCAAAAGATGAAGGTTGAACACATACATCCAACTAGACTCCTCCAGCCACTCCCTATTCTGGAGAGACCTTGGCTTGATATTAGTATAGATTTTGTGGAAGGTCTTCCCCTCTCACATGGAAAAAGTGTCATCTTGGTCATAGTCGATCGACTAACCAAGTATGTCCATTTTATCTCTCTCACTCACCTATACACAGTAAGTATAGTGGCTAGTTTATTTCCTAGATAATATTATTAAGATACATGGGTTGCCCAAAACCATAGTCAATGACCGAGAcaccattttcattttggttAGAATTGTTTCGGTTACAAGGGACTCATTTAAATCTTAGTACTTCCAACCATCCTCAGGCAGATGGACAAACTGAAGCAATGAGCCAGACTTTGGAAGATTATCTACGATGGTTCACTGGGGAGAAGCCCAAGGAATGGACTAAGTGGCTATCATTAGTCGAATACTGGTATAATACCAGTTAACATACTTCCAACCTTACGACCCCCTTGAAAAGGTAGCTTACCTTCTTCATCTACCTGCAGAGTCCACGCTACACCCTGTTTTTCACGTTTCATGCCTCAAGAAACGCTTGGGCTCAACGGCAGTGCCACAGGTACAACTCCCTCCAACAAATCCAAATGAGTCAATTCGTGCTTCCCTAGAAAAGATCCTACAATAGCGATTTAAACACAACGACAATAAGAGTATTCACATCCAGTTTCTCAAAACACTGGATTCCCTATAATTTGATGTTTATTATACggttttgatcaaaatatttCCTACATCCGAATCCCTATTTTAGGAAAAATGTTTTGGGAATAAACAGTTATTCCCTATATTTGGGGAACCACTATTTATTctctaaactatttttttatcaatattttattctaatacataaaataaaatattctttcaattatctacactttctatcatactcatatttgttacagttttaaataataattttaaaaataatttaaataataacgaaaatataaaaaaataattttaaaaatattatcataccgacaaaaaaataatttaaatttttgtttaaaatatttactagagtaatagttcaaaacataacaaaaaaatattgattagttaagtttgtaaataaaagtgagaaaaaagtaataaataaataataaagaaatattattttaatagaataaagaaaGTAAAAGGAATAGGATATATgaggtttttgaaaaatgagtaaaatttagaaaaaactttTAGGGAGTATGAATTTTagctaaattataaaaaattttatgaaaaactcAATGCGGATGTTCTAAGGCATCCACCGAAGTTTTAGTGCAGTGATCTGGAATGGGGGAAGAAAATGCCTCCCGGGAAGAACTACAGAAGTTTCAGGCTAGCTATGGGAACCTTGCGAACAAGGTTCTTGAAGGAGGGGCATCTGTCATGTGCTTGATGAAAGAGCTTGCATCTGAGCTGTCCAAATTAAGTCTGACCTGGTCCATATGAGCTGCACGTTAATGGTGTTTTAAATCTGATAATGCTGATCTTAAtgggttattattattattattattgtcggTTTGTTTATCGTCATGTTAATGAGTTGTTTCCTTAGATTTAGGAGGGGCTTAGTGGCCAAGTTATATTGGGTTGTTTGTAATGGGTTgttatcttttatcttttctgTTAGTTATTCTTTTTAGTGGGTCATCGTGGGTCCTATTGTAAGGGGCAAAATATCTTTAAATGTCCTAATGAATCTAATGGAAATCAATGGGAATCCCTTTTACAACAATTGCAATTTTTGCAAATCTGGAAGTTGGTCCCTCGAAGTACTAGAATTATTCTTTACAAATACTTAGATACATAAAATGTTGACAAATGCAGAATTTTCCTGAGAAAACAGCGGAGATGAAGTTGACAGTGAAGAGGGGACGGTAAAATCAAGGGAAAAGGGATCGAAGACGCTACTTCGTGGGCCACAGGAGACAATTGGCATGATCGACATTGTTGTTATGATTTTGATGCTCAATGGAGACTGGAAACAAAATTCGGATTTCGTGATTGATGATTAATTGAGACTGCGTCGAATTGCTTTTAGGGGtgagattatatatatgttaagtaCAATTTAAAACGGTCACGCGACCATTCGAGTACTTTCATGAGACAAACCGGTTGGTCAAATAACTATCTAGCAACTTCACGAACTACACATCGTCGGTGTCATCCAACATTTTGGCCGCCGCAGGTTTGTTCTGGCGCAGGCCGCTTTCAACGTACTATGAGAAAAAAGAGTGGAAAACTTGGAATCTCGTCGTCTATGATTGACTGCATGCTTGGCACAAAGGTAAAATTTGTTCCCTGAAGTGCTTCATTCAATGTTATTTGATCCATTGGGTCGTCTGAGAGTGAATCAAAACATGAAAAGAGTTTGAATTCGATTAAACAATGCATGCATGCGAGATGCAAAGGATGAACCGTACTGGAAAGTTAGAAGAGTACAATTCAAGTTATTGATGCAACAGTGACCACTGTTGGCCAAAatcaatgaacaaaatgaaCACCGATCTTTTCTTGGGATTAAGAAATAATTCAGCAGAAGgctaaaataaagtaaaaaaaatattatggaggACTCTAGCTAGGCTCGAGTAGTACGAGTACTCAAGACACATGAAGTGCTGCAGGTCGACTTTAGTAAAGAGACCAAGTTGTGACCTTGTGCATGTGACAACAGTATCTTTGCAATTAAAATGACATGATCATATCCACCAGCCTGTTCAGGGAGTTGTCGGAGGAACCACCTTCTCTAATGCAGAGTTCAGCTTTTCCCTTCAAATTATTGGCATTCTCTCTCACCGCCTCCCCTTCCTTATCCACCATTAATTTTCTTACAGCTTTCTCTATCTGAGCTCTCTCCAACTCCTCCAATTCGAAACCTACCCTCCATACATGGCTCAGGTACCTTGCATTCACTTTCTGGTCCCCGAAAGAAGGTCTGCAAATCATTGGAACCCCTTCACAAATACTCTCCAGCGTTGAGTTCCAGCCACAATGGCTCAAAAACCCTCCCACCGAGCTATGCGCCAGAACTTCCTTCTGTGGTGCCCATTTCACGATGCAACCTCTCTCTCCAAACGTTTCTCTGAGAACTTTCGGAAGTTCTTCTATCCTTTGGTCTGAACCGTCACTATTTGAGCCAGGTCGAATCACCCACAAGAAAGGCTGCTGACTGTTGGCTAGTCCCCATGCCATTTCAGTTAGCTCTTTCTCATCCATAAATGCTAAGCTTCCCATGCTTACGTATATAACTGAGTTTTTagtttgcttcccaagccatgACATACAGCTCCTGTCTTCTTCCAATAAGCTACTGCAATAAGAGGCTGGAGCAAATTTGTGCACAGGACCAACGGGAAGAACTGGAACTTGGCATTGTTGTTGGATTTGCTCCAATAATGATAATTCAAGGCTTTCCATGGTATTCCAAACGATGGCTGATGATGTTCCAATGTTATACGCGTCAACAACTAGCTGCTCAAAGCCGCCTAAAGTTTTAGACCTGGGAATGGGTAGATCCTTAAACCTGAGTAGATGAAGACCAGGGACTGGGTCCTGTGATTCAGAATCTGTAATCCATATTCGTAGCGGTTAGTCCTAGTACTGTactgccaaaaaaataaaaataaaaggtgaCTCTCAGTGATTAAATGGGCTTGTTTACAAGATGTTTGTGAATCGTCAGATTCGCCAcatgccaaaagaaaaaaagaaaagattcgTTCACGAGGAACATATTCTCcaaactttttcattttttcatttgcCCATACTTTCCGTGCATTATAAATCACTGAGATTTCAGTTTTTCTCCTAAGCCACGGATGAGATTTCGTTTGGATCAATGGGAGGTTTCCAACAATGGGGTACTTATCTATATTCACATTCACATATATACCTTGAAAGGGAATGTAACCTTCTGCCTTGAGTATGGGAATGGCGGTACGAGCCAGAGAAGTAGCAGCACAGGTGGTGCGAAAGACGATACTTGGAAGCTTCAAAGAATTGGCCACAGACTGGGAGATGTACATGAGTTCATCATGGATGATGCAGGCGACATCATCTTTTTGGCCTCCTCGCCGTTGCGTTATTATCTGAGACAAGCATTCGTGGAGATGCGATTTGCATCCGACATTCGCCCTCTGTATAATCCTTACTATATCCCCAGATGATACATCGTTACAGGATAAGCCATCCTGGAACGGAATGAACTCGAAAGAAGGTTGGTTGGAAGGGTTAGGAGAGTTGAAGTTGCAGTGAATAACTGTAATGGAGAATCCCTTGGAGTGAAGAAAGCTACCTAGTTGAAGCATGGGATTTATGTGTCCTTGAAATGGACATGGAAGTAGAACTAACCGGCGGCGATGTTTCTGTCCGTTCTTTTCCATCTTCGGCCTACCTCTCAGGGACGATACACACAAAGGAGGTTGCATCTAGTGTATCGATTTTTGCTTTCTTCGGCTAGCTGTCACCCTGCcgaattcttataaaaattggAATCCACCCGAAAAAAACAAATCTACAAtagtagtaaataataaatctatATTCAACTTAAAATTCAGGACTTCACGTGCCAAGCTTGATCTTGTTTGTATGCTACCTAATCAAATATTTTGTTAGATATTTATCATTAGATTATGTATAACCAAGCACAAGAGGTGTTCGACACAAGGCTAAAAAGAATTCCTCTGATTTTCTATGTTCTGTTTTTCATGGCACTGGCCGAGACTGTACACTGACTATTTCTAAGAAGAAAAGATTACAACAAACTTTATTCTATATCTAATGATCTTGTGACACCTGTTCCACTAGGCTGCTTTCCTTCATGCTGAAATGAGTGCTCATCTTCTGCTGTGTGTTTCTGGACTTTTCTGAATCCTTTGGGGTTTTGCTGTGAGAGGCAGTGTTGAGTGGGAGTGATGCTGCCCTTGGCCTCCAGCGGTGTAGTCCTTTCATTGGAGGCAGGAATAAGTATTAAATGGATaaaattcattcaaatttttttattaaaaaagggtaaaaaaaaataatctttattagtgaaatttatttttacaaaaaatttataaggcttatctatttgatatttatgaatagtattatttaaaatatatatatatatatactagtagttgggcaacgtccaagggacgttcgtccagtgtatagaaatattatttttattaaagaaaaaattttgaataataatataatatttttagaaaaaaatatataaattctaacatcaaatagtaaaatagacttaaatcagttttaaagcatttagaatttataaaaaaaaaaagaatcttgaaacaaacatgtgcagcacaggagataaactgttaacagtaaaggaacgtgcatagcacgttttcttaatttaataaagcgattatttttaaaaagtaacataatttttataaagaaataaaatactaaggtttttataagatattattatttgattttaatgtttcataatgaatttaaattgataaataaataatattttattaggataattgtattcataaatgtagttggtaaatatatttaaacttaattattttacatttctctttgtttatataaggaatgaataaaaattttaaatcacataaataaattgatatataaattataatttatataaaagatcatatatatataatagaatatagaatatatatttatataatttatatagatatatataatagaatatatatatatatatatagatatctaatatacctcataaataaatgatcatcaatgcataggttacaggattatgcatgctgcatgaattttaataattatgaatttattcataagtgattggggagagagagattaaaaaattaagaacttttaagaagagagagccactttaatttattcatgtaactaacggcgttaattttaacggtaaaacaacaaaaaccgttaagccaataaaattccgttagatagccactttatatatataaagatatcattttttttttaattttttttaacaaaaggcTTGATGTCTCGTGCATTTGGGACTCACGTAGAGAAGAGGAATCTAGCTAGGCTATTAGATTTGTCCATGCCTTTTCCAATGGATAAATCTTTCTTATCTTATCAGTGACGTGGACATGACGAATAATTCACCTAATCACCGACCATAAGTTTGATCCCTCTCatcctttaatttaatttcattaaaaaaaggtAGTATTTATAACAGAAATGGAGTTAGGCTAGCCAGCTGCTTgcatctaaattaaattaaattaaattaaattaaaacatgatcaggataaattaaattaaattaatggaTGGGAGGTATCAAACATACGGTAGCTGATAATCATCAAGTGGATTATTCATGTCTACATCGATACCCAGAAGATAGAGATCGATCAAGCAAACTTCTGACAAGAGAAACAGCAGTAGCACTTCTGATTTTTGTCTGTTTTCGTTTATAACTAGCAATAAGTTCTTGTTTGATGCTCG includes:
- the LOC122291219 gene encoding UDP-glucose iridoid glucosyltransferase-like; translated protein: MQPPLCVSSLRGRPKMEKNGQKHRRRLVLLPCPFQGHINPMLQLGSFLHSKGFSITVIHCNFNSPNPSNQPSFEFIPFQDGLSCNDVSSGDIVRIIQRANVGCKSHLHECLSQIITQRRGGQKDDVACIIHDELMYISQSVANSLKLPSIVFRTTCAATSLARTAIPILKAEGYIPFQDSESQDPVPGLHLLRFKDLPIPRSKTLGGFEQLVVDAYNIGTSSAIVWNTMESLELSLLEQIQQQCQVPVLPVGPVHKFAPASYCSSLLEEDRSCMSWLGKQTKNSVIYVSMGSLAFMDEKELTEMAWGLANSQQPFLWVIRPGSNSDGSDQRIEELPKVLRETFGERGCIVKWAPQKEVLAHSSVGGFLSHCGWNSTLESICEGVPMICRPSFGDQKVNARYLSHVWRVGFELEELERAQIEKAVRKLMVDKEGEAVRENANNLKGKAELCIREGGSSDNSLNRLVDMIMSF
- the LOC122290922 gene encoding 18.5 kDa class I heat shock protein-like, with the translated sequence MSIMPIVSCGPRSSVFDPFSLDFTVPSSLSTSSPLFSQENSAFVNTRIDRKETSEGHVFKADLPGLKEEEVKVEVDDERVIQISGERNVEKEDKNDKWLRVERSSGKFVRRFRLLENVKMDQGKTSMDNGVLTVTIPKEGAKKPDVKVLEILNT